The following DNA comes from Corallococcus exiguus.
GGCATCGACCCGGCCGTCTTCACGGGCGACGAGAACGTCATCGTCGACTTCCGCTACAGCCAGGACGCGCGGCTCACCTGGTGGTTCGACCACCACGCCTCCGCCTTCCAGCAGCCCGGCGACGAGCCCCACTTCCAGCGCGACACCAGCGGCCGGAAGTTCCACGACCCGCATCGCAAGAGCTGCACGCTGTACCTGGCGGACGTGGCGCGCGAGCGCTTCGGCTGGGACTCGTCCCCGCTGAAGGACCTGCTGCACTGGGCGGAGATCATCGACGGAGCGCAGTTCCCCAGCCCCCAGATGGCGGTGGCGCTGGAGGAGCCCGCGCTGCGCATCATGACGGTGCTGGAGGCGACGAAGGACGACACGCTCATCCCGGAGGTCATCCGGCGCATGCAGACGGACTCGCTGGCGGACATCGCCCGGTCACCGCTCATCGCCGCCCCGCTGGAGCCGCTGCTCTTCAAGCACCAGCGCAACATCGACCTCGTGCGTGAGAAGGCCCGGTACGAGAACGGCGTCGTCTCCTTCGACCTGGTGGACGAGGGCGTGGACAGCCTCAACAAGTTCATCGCGTACGCGCTCTATCCGGACGCGCGCTACACGCTGTGGGTGGGGAAGGGCGCGTCGCGCGCCAAGGTCTCGCTGGGCTCCAACCCGTGGCGGCCGGAGACGCGCAAGCACGACCTGGCGGCCATCGCCGGCCGCTACGGCGGGGGCGGCCACCCTGTGGTGGCCGCGGCGAGCTTCAAGGCGGACCAGTCCGACAAGGCCCGCGCCGCGTACCAGGAGATTCTGGCGGAGCTGTCCGGCGCGCGCTGAGCGCCGGGGCTTAGGGGCGGGCGAAGAGGTCGAAGCCCGCCTGCCGGAGCAGCCGTACCACCGACAGCATGGGCAGTCCCTGCACGTTGGTGCGGTCGCCCTCCAGCTTCTGGAGCAGCGCCTGCCCCCGGCCCTCTACGCGGTAGCTGCCCGCGCAGCCCTCCCACTCGCCGGTGTCCAGGTAGCGCTCCAGCTCCTCCGGCGGGACGGCGAAGAACGTGAGGCGCGCGTCCTCCAGGGTCTCCGAGTGGTGACCGCCCGGCCCCAGCAGGCACACGGCGGTGTGGATGACATGGGTGTTCCCCAGCAGCCGCGTGAGCTGCGCGCGCGCCGCGTCCCGGTCCTGGGGCTTGCCCAGCACGTCGCGGCCCACCTCCACCAGCTGATCCGCCGCCAGCACCCAGGACTCCGGGTGGCGCTCCTGCACCGCGCGGGCCTTGCGCACGGCGAGCATCCGCACGGCCTCGTCGGCGGGCATGTCCTCGGGGACTTGCTCGTCCACGTTGGGGGCTTCGGTGCGGTAGGGCACGCCCAGCCCGTCCATCAGGACTCGTCGCGCGCTGGAGGTGGATGCCAGGATGAGGTCGCTCATGGGAGGCCGGAGGGTAATGCAGCCGGGGAGGGGATGGGACCCCTCAGGCGGGCAGGCACGTCCCCGCTTCCTGTGCATGGGGCGGATGCCATAGCCTCCCCGCCCATGTCGCGGCGCGGTCTGCTCGCTGTCTGTCTCCTCCTGCTCGCCTCCTGCAAACGGCCCCCTCCGGCGAACGCCGACGCGGGCACGGATGCGGGCACGGTCACCACGGCCGTGGAGGCTGACGCGGGCGCGCTCGCCGAGTCCTCCGTGGACGCGGGCCCCCTCGCCTCCGTGAAGCGCCCGGACGACGCGGTGGCGGAGGTGCACCCGCTGGCGGTGTGCGACGCGCGGGGCGGTGCGCCCCTGGACGCGGCCCGCGACTACTACGACTCCGGCCATTACGAGGACGCGCTCTCCTGCGCCGCGCAGGCCGCCGCGCAGGAGCCGGACCTCGCCGCCGCCCACGCGGAACGGGGCGCCGCGCTGGCCGCGCTCAACCGCGAGCCGGAGGCGCAGCTCGCCTACGCCCGAGCGTTGGCCATCGACCCGGGGGACGCGGACGCGCTCCTGGGCGCCGCGCACCTGTACGCGGTGCAACTGCCCTCCACTCGCGAGCGGGACGAACTTGGCGCCCTCTACGCCGAGCGAGGCCTGTCCCAGCCCTCCACGCCCCCGGAGCTGGTGCCGTCGCTGGCGCTGGTGGCCGCCATGGCCTTCAACGACCTGGGGCAGGCGGAACAGGCGCTGGACCGTGCGGCGATTGTCCTCGCCCGCGAGCCGGGCAACGCCGAGGCGAAGTACGAGAAGGCCCTGGCCCTCTTCGAGCTGTGCCGCTTCCGCGAGGCGAAGGCCGCCTTCGCGTCGCTCCTGAAGGACAAGGACCGCGCGGCGCACGCGCACCAGCACCTGGGCCTGCTCCTGGAGCGCGAGGGCCAGTGGGCCAAGGCGGACGACCACTTCCAGAAGGCCCGCGCCCTGGAGCCCGAAGACTTTCCCCCGCCGCCCCTGCCGTCGGCGGACGAGTTCAAGGCCCAGGTGAAGCGCGCGCTGGCGGCCCTGCCCGCGGACATGCGCCGGGACCTGGAGGGCGTTCCGGTGGCCACGGAGGAGATTCCCTCCGAGGACG
Coding sequences within:
- a CDS encoding DHH family phosphoesterase yields the protein MRVQVLFHDNCFDGAASAAVFTRFYRERVRADATFSYRGLAHKPGAEGIDPAVFTGDENVIVDFRYSQDARLTWWFDHHASAFQQPGDEPHFQRDTSGRKFHDPHRKSCTLYLADVARERFGWDSSPLKDLLHWAEIIDGAQFPSPQMAVALEEPALRIMTVLEATKDDTLIPEVIRRMQTDSLADIARSPLIAAPLEPLLFKHQRNIDLVREKARYENGVVSFDLVDEGVDSLNKFIAYALYPDARYTLWVGKGASRAKVSLGSNPWRPETRKHDLAAIAGRYGGGGHPVVAAASFKADQSDKARAAYQEILAELSGAR
- a CDS encoding Maf family protein; translated protein: MSDLILASTSSARRVLMDGLGVPYRTEAPNVDEQVPEDMPADEAVRMLAVRKARAVQERHPESWVLAADQLVEVGRDVLGKPQDRDAARAQLTRLLGNTHVIHTAVCLLGPGGHHSETLEDARLTFFAVPPEELERYLDTGEWEGCAGSYRVEGRGQALLQKLEGDRTNVQGLPMLSVVRLLRQAGFDLFARP
- a CDS encoding metallopeptidase family protein is translated as MSRRGLLAVCLLLLASCKRPPPANADAGTDAGTVTTAVEADAGALAESSVDAGPLASVKRPDDAVAEVHPLAVCDARGGAPLDAARDYYDSGHYEDALSCAAQAAAQEPDLAAAHAERGAALAALNREPEAQLAYARALAIDPGDADALLGAAHLYAVQLPSTRERDELGALYAERGLSQPSTPPELVPSLALVAAMAFNDLGQAEQALDRAAIVLAREPGNAEAKYEKALALFELCRFREAKAAFASLLKDKDRAAHAHQHLGLLLEREGQWAKADDHFQKARALEPEDFPPPPLPSADEFKAQVKRALAALPADMRRDLEGVPVATEEIPSEDDLLANQPPLSPTILGLFRGPSLQEPCDGSETPCRSVALYRRNLARAVRTPEELREQIRVTLLHEIGHLRGEDDEELAARGLE